In a genomic window of Gigantopelta aegis isolate Gae_Host chromosome 9, Gae_host_genome, whole genome shotgun sequence:
- the LOC121381803 gene encoding uncharacterized protein K02A2.6-like, translating into MDVIEKLEGPTPWTSPIVVVPKKAGGVRICVDMREPNKAIRRERHSMPTFDDLVADLNGSTLELDESSHYITTFTTHVGRRRFKRLLFGVNAAAEIFQNAITEILSNITGAQNFSDDIIVHGKTQSEHDISLRATLQKLEESGAKVNREKCVFSTNEMTFFGHVFGANDVSADPNKIKTIINTAPPENISEVRGSSLITQP; encoded by the exons ATGGATGTCATTGAAAAGCTAGAAGGCCCTACGCCATGGACGAGCCCAATCGTAGTCGTCCCTAAGAAAGCTGGTGGTGTAAGAATCTGCGTTGACATGAGAGAACCTAATAAAGCCATACGGAGAGAAAGACACTCAATGCCGACGTTTGACGATCTCGTTGCTGACCTGAACGGCTCAACT CTAGAACTGGATGAATCGAGTCATTACATCACTACCTTCACCACGCATGTCGGTCGTCGCCGCTTTAAACGCCTACTCTTCGGAGTCAATGCTGCTGCAGAAATATTCCAAAATGCAATCACGGAAATACTCAGTAACATTACAGGTGCTCAGAACTTCTCTGATGACATTATTGTCCATGGCAAGACACAATCTGAACATGATATAAGTCTTCGAGCCACACTGCAAAAGCTAGAAGAGAGTGGTGCCAAGGTCAATAGAGAAAAATGTGTGTTCTCCACAAATGAAATGACTTTCTTTGGACATGTGTTTGGTGCAAATGATGTCTCGGCTGATCCCAACAAGATTAAGACCATTATCAACACAGCTCCTCCAGAGAATATCAGCGAAGTTCGAGGTTCATCTCTGATTACGCAACCATGA